A single genomic interval of Malania oleifera isolate guangnan ecotype guangnan chromosome 11, ASM2987363v1, whole genome shotgun sequence harbors:
- the LOC131168266 gene encoding uncharacterized protein LOC131168266, with protein sequence MATPPWLRLSHPPSTTSLFPSLVAQCALRTPPAPSATTAPPPAPPVSCFLPNPNPTTPAASLACALQCPHFQSCSGCSHELNLHRPVILDEVTDFFKSHGVSDFTFDTCRLWGWRCRAKLAVRGSPISPLIGLYQEGTHNVVDIPQCKAHHPNINVAVELLKQGITKLNIEPYNEDEGTGELRYVQMAVTTHNTSLPASERYRNGKVQVTLVWNSRSENSASAEKLNNLANFLWRNGGRSRKFHLIHSVWANFQTSANNVIFGNRWRHLIGERDFWEHVGGIDVSIAPSSFGQANTRAFNSLLRKMQEYVPQGASVADLYAGAGVIGLSLVAMRKCRSIKCIEINKESKLSFEKTVERLPKSIDSSISWHHADTSIEPLSWLVGSDVVVVDPPRKGMDPSLVSALQTLSSVEHKVRSSESSCLNVKDEKRPWVLRAREALVRVASKTNQKESYSLPETLIYISCGWESFKEDCKSLLSSKAWHLDKAHGFNFFPGTQSIEVLAVFKRGPGVRLKKKKLRKRKKKPQ encoded by the exons ATGGCCACACCTCCGTGGCTCCGTCTCTCTCACCCGCCCTCCACCAcctccctcttcccttctctcgtTGCCCAGTGCGCCCTCCGCACCCCGCCTGCACCGTCGGCAACGACCGCACCACCGCCAGCACCGCCGGTCTCCTGTTTCCTCCCGAACCCTAATCCAACCACACCAGCAGCCTCCTTGGCCTGCGCTCTCCAGTGCCCGCATTTCCAATC GTGCTCAGGGTGCTCTCATGAGCTGAATCTCCACCGTCCGGTCATCCTCGACGAAGTTACTGACTTCTTCAAGAGCCACGGGGTCTCAGATTTCACCTTCGATACTTGCAGACTG TGGGGATGGAGATGCCGTGCCAAACTTGCTGTCCGTGGCTCACCTATCAGCCCATTAATCGGGCTCTATCAAGAGGGTACTCACAATGTAGTGGATATTCCTCAATGTAAAG CTCATCATCCTAACATCAATGTCGCTGTGGAACTCTTGAAGCAAG GCATTACTAAGTTGAATATTGAACCATACAATGAAGATGAAGGAACTGGTGAATTGCGTTATGTTCAG ATGGCTGTAACAACTCACAACACATCCCTTCCTGCATCTGAAAGATATAGAAATG GTAAGGTACAGGTAACTTTGGTATGGAATTCAAGGAGTGAAAACTCAGCTAGTGCAGAAAAATTAAACAATTTGGCCAAT TTCTTATGGAGAAATGGAGGTCGGAGCAGAAAGTTCCATTTAATTCACTCTGTGTGGGCCAACTTTCAGACATCAGCTAACAAT GTTATTTTTGGGAATAGGTGGAGACATCTGATTGGAGAAAGAGATTTTTGGGAACATgttggtggaattgatgtttcaATAGCTCCATCCAGTTTTGGACAAGCGAATACCAGG GCTTTTAATTCCTTGCTGCGGAAGATGCAAGAGTATGTCCCACAAGGTGCATCAGTTGCTGATTTGTATGCAGGAGCTGGTGTGATTGGTTTATCACTAGTTGCTATGAGAAAATGCAG GTCTATTAAATGCATTGAGATTAACAAAGAGTCAAAACTATCTTTTGAGAAGACGGTTGAACGCTTGCCTAAATCCATAGATAGCAGCATTAGCTGGCATCATGCAGACACTTCAATT GAACCTCTTTCTTGGCTTGTGGGATCTGATGTAGTTGTGGTTGATCCTCCTAGAAAGGGGATGGACCCATCTCTCGTTAGTGCATTACAGACTCTATCTTCAGTGGAACATAAGGTCAGGTCATCTGAAAG TTCTTGCTTAAATGTCAAAGATGAAAAGAGACCATGGGTTCTGCGTGCAAGAGAAGCTTTAGTTCGTGTTGCAAGCAAAACAAACCAGAAGGAAAGCTATTCATTGCCTGAAACCCTCATTTATATAAGCTGTGGGTGGGAAAGCTTCAAAGAG GATTGCAAGTCACTGCTGTCTAGTAAGGCATGGCATTTGGATAAAGCCCATGGCTTTAATTTCTTTCCAGGCACTCAAAG CATTGAGGTTTTGGCAGTATTCAAGAGAGGCCCCGGAGTAAGGCTCAAGAAAAAGAAATTgcgaaaaaggaagaaaaagccACAATAA